In Deinococcus psychrotolerans, a genomic segment contains:
- a CDS encoding DUF808 domain-containing protein, with amino-acid sequence MSGGLVALLDDVAALAKLAAASIDDIGAAASKAGVKAVGVVIDDTAVTPRYVTGFTPERELPIIWRIAKGSLKNKIVFILPAALLLSQFLPWALNPLLMVGGAYLCFEGAEKLYEAVWGHHDTQGEAVIKLSSDAHEQQMVSGAIRTDFILSAEIMAISLGEVADQPIFARAIILVAVALMITALVYGVVGLIVKADDLGVRLAATGSKTAQAAGRGLVKGMPVIMSALSVIGTAAMLWVGGHIITDGLNKFGLSWPAHTLHDLALGAGHAVPFAEGIVEWLVETLGSAVVGVLVGGFIVAALHLRPKKAAAH; translated from the coding sequence ATGAGCGGCGGTTTGGTGGCCCTGCTCGACGACGTGGCCGCTCTCGCCAAGCTGGCTGCCGCCTCTATAGATGATATCGGCGCGGCGGCCAGCAAGGCGGGCGTCAAAGCCGTCGGTGTGGTGATCGACGACACGGCGGTCACGCCCCGCTACGTCACTGGCTTCACGCCGGAGCGCGAGTTGCCGATCATCTGGCGCATCGCCAAGGGGTCGCTGAAAAACAAGATCGTGTTCATCCTGCCCGCCGCGCTGCTGCTCAGCCAGTTTTTGCCGTGGGCGCTCAATCCGCTGCTGATGGTGGGCGGAGCGTACCTGTGCTTCGAGGGGGCCGAGAAGCTGTATGAAGCAGTCTGGGGCCACCACGATACGCAGGGAGAGGCCGTCATCAAGCTGAGCAGCGACGCCCACGAGCAGCAGATGGTCTCGGGCGCGATTCGCACCGACTTCATTTTGTCGGCAGAGATCATGGCGATTTCGCTGGGCGAGGTGGCGGATCAACCGATTTTTGCCCGCGCCATCATCTTGGTGGCTGTGGCGCTGATGATCACGGCGCTGGTCTACGGCGTGGTGGGACTGATCGTCAAAGCCGACGATCTGGGTGTTCGCCTGGCAGCCACCGGTTCCAAGACCGCTCAGGCTGCGGGGCGCGGACTGGTCAAAGGCATGCCGGTGATCATGTCGGCCCTCTCAGTGATCGGTACGGCAGCGATGCTGTGGGTCGGCGGTCACATCATCACCGACGGGCTCAATAAGTTCGGGCTGAGCTGGCCTGCCCACACCCTGCACGATCTGGCGTTGGGAGCGGGCCACGCCGTTCCCTTCGCAGAGGGAATTGTGGAGTGGCTGGTCGAAACGCTGGGGTCTGCGGTGGTGGGCGTGCTGGTGGGCGGCTTCATCGTGGCGGCGCTGCATCTGCGCCCGAAGAAGGCCGCAGCGCACTGA
- the rraA gene encoding ribonuclease E activity regulator RraA encodes MSSYATADLCDAFPAVQVSAPVWRDYGGLIRFSGRVMTLKVEDDNSLVRAELQTPGEGRVLVVDASGSLSCALVGGQLAHLGVQNGWAGVVLHGCVRDTAELGGQKLGVKALGSHPRRSEKRGEGLRGGALEFAGLRIEPGDWLYADEDGLLVSATELHLDERRE; translated from the coding sequence ATGTCTTCTTACGCGACGGCCGACCTCTGCGACGCCTTTCCCGCTGTGCAAGTTTCTGCTCCTGTGTGGCGCGATTACGGCGGCCTGATCCGTTTTAGCGGCAGGGTCATGACCCTCAAAGTGGAGGACGACAACAGCCTGGTGCGGGCCGAACTGCAAACGCCGGGCGAGGGCCGGGTGTTGGTCGTCGACGCGAGCGGCTCGTTGAGCTGCGCTTTGGTGGGCGGCCAACTGGCCCACCTGGGCGTCCAGAATGGCTGGGCGGGCGTTGTGCTGCACGGCTGCGTGCGCGATACGGCCGAACTCGGCGGGCAAAAGCTGGGCGTCAAGGCGCTGGGCAGCCATCCACGGCGCAGCGAGAAACGGGGAGAGGGTCTGCGCGGCGGAGCGCTGGAATTTGCTGGACTCCGTATTGAACCCGGCGACTGGCTCTACGCTGATGAGGACGGCCTGCTGGTATCGGCCACCGAGCTGCACCTGGACGAGAGAAGAGAGTAA
- a CDS encoding response regulator, with amino-acid sequence MKAAKTATVRVLLVEDDLRVARVNREWLERDPDVHVVGTAVNCAQASELLRALTPDLVLLDVHLPDGSGAELLRGWRAAGQWVDVVMVTAAGDEATVRGSLAYGVLDYLIKPFGGSRLAEAVARHRLRARLTQDTFNQAALDRFRGVQASEEAALPKGVDVHTLERVAACLIQALPEPLSAEDVGTRVGLSRVTAWRYLEFLVKSGQAELAHLYGAAGRPAKLYRARE; translated from the coding sequence GTGAAAGCCGCAAAAACCGCTACGGTGCGGGTGCTCTTGGTGGAAGATGATTTGCGGGTGGCCCGTGTCAACCGCGAGTGGCTGGAGCGCGACCCCGACGTGCATGTGGTGGGCACGGCGGTCAACTGCGCTCAGGCGAGTGAGCTCTTGCGGGCCCTCACGCCCGATCTGGTGCTGCTGGACGTGCATCTGCCCGACGGCAGCGGGGCCGAGTTGCTGCGCGGCTGGCGTGCGGCGGGGCAGTGGGTGGACGTGGTGATGGTCACGGCGGCAGGCGACGAGGCCACTGTGCGCGGCTCGCTGGCTTACGGCGTGCTGGATTACCTGATCAAGCCGTTTGGCGGCTCGCGGCTGGCCGAGGCGGTGGCGCGGCACCGATTGCGGGCGCGGCTGACGCAAGACACCTTCAATCAGGCCGCTCTCGACCGCTTCAGGGGCGTGCAGGCCAGCGAAGAAGCAGCCCTTCCCAAAGGCGTGGATGTCCACACCTTGGAGCGGGTCGCCGCTTGCCTGATACAGGCTTTGCCAGAACCCCTCAGCGCCGAGGATGTGGGAACGCGGGTGGGGCTGAGCCGCGTCACCGCCTGGCGCTACCTCGAATTTCTGGTCAAAAGTGGTCAGGCCGAACTCGCCCACCTCTACGGCGCGGCGGGGCGGCCGGCCAAGCTCTACCGGGCGCGGGAATGA
- a CDS encoding ATP-binding protein — MSSSRFPARFGAARPPASGWPLSRLFLRLGIGGRLVALHILILCVLTLLLVVIEVGRLSTQARAELGQRALTASRLVAQFPAVIEGASRGEQSPTLNTFVNILRGEVGADYIVVGERHGIRLAHPSPDRLGKAMEGGDNDGPFAGQEIISVARGSLGLAVRGKVPVLDGEEIVGVVSTGFLMPQVQALARQALLALLPWFVLALAFGSLGAVLIARQLRRDILGLEPEQIATLVQEHQAVLSALGEGVLALGPNNEITLASAQAQLALGLPDLPDRPLLAQVWPAAAQLSAERRHNLELPLGKISVLVNTEPLPGGGKVLTFRERGAALRLAEELTQVRSLVDVLRAQGHEYANHLHVLSGLLHLGHVEEAASLLRGQIEADTAFRELTRELQVPRVAALLFGQRERAQELGLLFGVEAQSNLSPRWERHAGALVTILGNLIQNAFEALSSVGGGEVILSIGEDPDGLQLEVQDSGPGVASVLQNSLFQRGVSSKGEGRGHGLANVRARVEELGGSLRVFRRGESTVFQVNLPPLESA, encoded by the coding sequence GTGTCCTCATCCCGCTTCCCCGCCCGTTTCGGCGCGGCCCGCCCACCTGCCAGCGGCTGGCCGCTTTCCCGGCTGTTTTTACGCTTGGGCATTGGCGGGCGCTTGGTGGCGCTGCACATTCTGATTCTGTGCGTGCTTACGCTGCTGCTGGTCGTCATCGAAGTCGGGCGCTTGTCCACGCAGGCCCGCGCTGAGCTGGGGCAACGGGCGCTGACCGCTTCGCGTTTGGTGGCCCAGTTTCCCGCCGTAATCGAGGGAGCCAGCCGAGGCGAGCAAAGCCCGACGCTCAATACTTTTGTCAACATCCTGCGGGGAGAAGTCGGAGCCGATTACATCGTGGTGGGCGAGCGGCACGGTATTCGGCTGGCCCACCCTTCGCCAGACCGTCTCGGTAAAGCGATGGAGGGCGGCGATAACGATGGGCCGTTTGCTGGGCAGGAAATCATCAGCGTGGCGCGGGGGTCGCTGGGGCTGGCGGTGCGCGGCAAGGTGCCGGTTCTGGACGGTGAGGAGATCGTTGGGGTGGTGTCCACCGGCTTTTTGATGCCGCAGGTGCAGGCGCTGGCTCGCCAGGCTTTATTGGCCCTGCTGCCCTGGTTCGTGCTGGCGCTGGCGTTTGGATCGCTCGGCGCGGTACTGATCGCCCGGCAGCTGCGGCGCGACATTCTGGGCCTAGAGCCGGAGCAGATCGCCACGCTGGTGCAGGAGCATCAGGCGGTGCTGTCGGCGCTGGGCGAGGGCGTGCTGGCGCTGGGGCCAAACAACGAGATCACGCTGGCCAGCGCTCAGGCGCAACTGGCGCTGGGGTTGCCCGATTTGCCAGATCGCCCGCTGCTGGCACAGGTCTGGCCCGCCGCCGCCCAATTGAGCGCCGAGCGTCGCCACAATCTGGAACTGCCGCTGGGCAAGATCAGCGTCCTGGTCAACACCGAGCCGCTGCCGGGCGGCGGCAAGGTGCTGACCTTCCGTGAGCGCGGCGCGGCCCTGCGGCTGGCCGAGGAACTGACCCAGGTGCGCTCGTTGGTCGACGTGCTGCGTGCCCAGGGCCACGAATACGCCAACCACCTGCACGTGCTGTCGGGGCTGCTGCACCTCGGCCACGTCGAGGAAGCGGCCAGTTTGCTCCGAGGCCAGATTGAGGCCGACACTGCGTTCCGTGAACTGACCCGCGAGCTGCAAGTGCCGCGTGTGGCGGCGTTGCTGTTCGGGCAAAGAGAGCGGGCGCAGGAACTCGGCCTGCTGTTCGGTGTGGAGGCCCAGTCCAACCTCTCGCCGCGCTGGGAGCGGCACGCGGGGGCACTCGTCACCATTCTCGGCAACTTGATTCAAAACGCCTTTGAAGCGCTGAGCAGTGTTGGGGGTGGGGAGGTGATTCTCAGCATCGGTGAAGACCCCGATGGCCTGCAACTCGAAGTGCAGGACAGCGGCCCCGGCGTGGCGAGCGTCCTCCAGAACAGCCTGTTTCAGCGCGGCGTGAGCAGCAAAGGCGAGGGACGCGGGCATGGGCTGGCCAACGTGCGGGCGCGGGTCGAGGAACTGGGCGGCAGTTTGCGGGTCTTTCGGCGCGGTGAAAGCACAGTGTTTCAGGTCAATCTGCCGCCGCTGGAGAGCGCGTGA
- a CDS encoding Bug family tripartite tricarboxylate transporter substrate binding protein: MSRTVNRLSKLALSLALLAAAPLASAQTIPNLRIMAPASPGGGWDQTSRAIQGVMQDVGITKPVQVFNVPGAGGTIGLAQLYNAKGDGALMMTMGLVMVGAIQTNSSKVDLSRVTPLARLTGEYEVVVVPASSPYKNMGDLVAAWKVDPGKVAFAGGSAGGTDHMLVGLMAKAAGIDPKKMNYVPFSGGGETLAAVLGNQVAAAVAGYGEFEAQIKAGKLRAVGISSAKPQAGIDVPTLKSQGLNVELANWRGIVAPPGISSSEKAVLVSALDKMHASKEWKDTLKTRSWTDLYLSGSKFDVYLKLEAARTKEVLQSIGLVK, translated from the coding sequence ATGTCCAGAACCGTAAACCGTCTGTCCAAACTGGCCCTCTCGCTTGCCCTGCTGGCCGCCGCACCGCTCGCCAGTGCCCAGACCATTCCCAATTTGCGAATCATGGCTCCGGCCAGCCCCGGCGGCGGCTGGGACCAGACCAGCCGGGCCATTCAGGGCGTGATGCAGGACGTGGGCATCACCAAGCCGGTGCAGGTCTTCAACGTGCCGGGCGCGGGCGGCACCATCGGCCTGGCGCAGCTTTACAACGCCAAGGGCGACGGCGCACTGATGATGACGATGGGTCTGGTGATGGTCGGGGCCATTCAGACCAACAGCAGCAAGGTGGACCTCTCGCGGGTCACGCCGCTGGCCCGCCTGACTGGCGAATATGAGGTGGTGGTGGTTCCGGCCAGCAGCCCCTATAAAAATATGGGCGATCTGGTGGCCGCCTGGAAAGTCGACCCTGGCAAGGTGGCCTTTGCGGGTGGCAGCGCGGGCGGCACCGATCATATGCTGGTCGGTTTGATGGCCAAAGCGGCAGGCATCGACCCCAAGAAGATGAACTACGTGCCGTTCAGTGGCGGCGGCGAGACGCTGGCCGCAGTGCTGGGCAATCAGGTGGCGGCGGCGGTGGCGGGCTACGGCGAGTTCGAGGCCCAGATCAAGGCGGGCAAACTGCGGGCGGTGGGTATCAGCTCGGCCAAACCGCAGGCGGGCATCGACGTACCGACCCTCAAGTCACAGGGCCTGAATGTCGAACTGGCCAACTGGCGCGGCATCGTGGCTCCCCCCGGCATCAGCAGCAGCGAGAAGGCCGTGCTGGTCAGTGCGCTCGACAAGATGCACGCCAGCAAAGAGTGGAAAGACACCCTCAAGACCCGCAGCTGGACAGACCTTTACCTCAGCGGCTCCAAATTTGACGTGTACCTCAAGCTGGAAGCCGCCCGCACCAAGGAAGTGCTGCAAAGCATCGGCCTGGTGAAGTAA
- a CDS encoding tripartite tricarboxylate transporter TctB family protein, translated as MTQPASPSLPTKPAISWPDLLVAVALTALGIWLFFGTQRIADSGMNTIVSPRVFPLIVSSGLTVLGLLLLVATLRGAKAEPAAEEDTDPDAPVNLAAAGIILGGFLIGALLLSPLGFVFGTALMYFSVAFAFGERRYLLLVAISLIVALITYLVFTRGLGLNLPPGILKGIL; from the coding sequence ATGACCCAGCCCGCCTCACCCTCTCTACCTACCAAACCCGCTATCAGTTGGCCTGATCTGCTGGTGGCCGTCGCCCTGACCGCACTGGGCATCTGGCTGTTTTTCGGCACGCAGCGCATCGCCGATTCGGGCATGAACACCATCGTCAGTCCCCGCGTCTTTCCGCTGATCGTCAGCAGCGGCCTGACTGTGCTGGGTCTGCTGCTTCTCGTGGCCACCCTTCGCGGCGCAAAGGCCGAACCCGCTGCCGAAGAGGACACCGATCCTGACGCGCCGGTCAATCTGGCGGCGGCAGGCATCATTCTGGGCGGCTTCTTAATTGGGGCACTGCTGCTCTCGCCGCTGGGTTTTGTGTTCGGCACGGCGCTGATGTATTTCAGCGTGGCCTTCGCCTTCGGTGAGCGGCGTTACCTGCTGCTCGTTGCCATTTCGCTGATCGTCGCACTCATCACTTACCTGGTCTTCACACGTGGGCTGGGCCTCAACTTGCCACCGGGCATTCTCAAAGGCATCCTCTGA
- a CDS encoding tripartite tricarboxylate transporter permease, translated as MDALTSLFAGFETALTPLNLLWALIGVTLGTLVGVLPGIGPALTVALLLPVTAKLPPVSAFIMFAGIYYGGMFGGSTTSILLNTPGESASIITALEGNKMARKGRAAAALATAAIGSFVAGTIGTMLLTFAAPAIAEIAVQIPPSAKFALILLAFVTISATFGGSPLRGLLSLFFGLAIGLVGTDLQSGQARFTLGFPELLDGVDFVTVVIGLFAIGETLFVATRLRKNSGSVIKLQGNASMSREDWRRSWKPWLRGTALGFPFGAIPAGGAEIPTFLSYTLEKKLSKHPEEFGHGAIEGVAGPEAANNASAAGVLVPLLTLGLPTSATAAILLAAFQQYGLQPGPLLFITNGDLVWGLIASLYIGNFMLLLLNLPLAPVWAKLLNIPRPFLYAGILVFSTVGIYSLNNSIFDLFLLAIFGLVGYGMRRFDFPVTPAIIGVILGPTAENFFRTAMQQSNGDYTVFATQPSSAFILVIVVLALLLPPILRARARARA; from the coding sequence ATGGACGCCCTGACTTCTCTCTTCGCGGGCTTTGAAACGGCCCTGACGCCGCTCAACTTGCTGTGGGCGCTCATCGGCGTCACGCTGGGCACTCTGGTCGGTGTGCTGCCCGGCATCGGCCCAGCTCTGACGGTGGCGCTGCTGCTGCCCGTCACCGCCAAGTTGCCGCCGGTCAGCGCTTTCATCATGTTCGCGGGTATCTATTACGGCGGCATGTTCGGCGGCTCCACCACTTCTATTTTGCTGAATACCCCCGGCGAGTCGGCCAGCATCATCACTGCGCTGGAAGGCAACAAGATGGCCCGCAAAGGCCGCGCCGCCGCCGCGCTGGCCACCGCCGCCATCGGCTCATTCGTGGCCGGAACCATCGGCACCATGTTGCTGACCTTTGCCGCGCCCGCCATCGCCGAAATCGCCGTGCAGATTCCGCCGAGCGCCAAATTCGCCCTGATCTTGCTGGCGTTCGTGACCATCAGCGCCACCTTTGGCGGAAGCCCATTGCGCGGATTGCTGAGCTTATTTTTTGGGCTGGCCATCGGTCTGGTCGGCACCGACCTTCAGAGTGGGCAGGCGCGGTTCACGCTGGGCTTTCCCGAACTACTCGACGGGGTGGACTTCGTGACGGTGGTGATCGGTCTGTTTGCCATCGGGGAAACCCTGTTCGTGGCCACCCGACTCCGCAAAAATAGTGGCAGCGTCATCAAGTTGCAAGGCAACGCCAGTATGAGCCGCGAGGACTGGCGCAGAAGCTGGAAGCCCTGGCTACGCGGCACCGCGCTGGGCTTTCCCTTCGGCGCGATTCCGGCAGGCGGCGCAGAGATTCCCACGTTTCTGAGTTACACCCTCGAAAAGAAACTCAGCAAGCACCCTGAGGAGTTCGGGCACGGCGCGATTGAGGGTGTGGCCGGGCCAGAAGCCGCCAACAATGCCAGCGCGGCGGGCGTGCTGGTGCCACTGCTGACCCTCGGCCTACCCACCAGCGCCACCGCTGCCATTTTGTTGGCTGCCTTCCAGCAGTACGGCCTGCAACCGGGGCCGCTGCTGTTTATCACCAACGGCGATCTGGTGTGGGGCCTGATCGCTTCTCTCTATATCGGCAACTTCATGCTGCTGCTGCTCAATTTGCCGCTGGCTCCGGTGTGGGCCAAGCTGCTCAACATTCCCCGGCCCTTTTTGTACGCGGGTATTTTGGTGTTCAGCACGGTGGGCATTTACAGCCTCAACAACAGCATCTTCGATTTGTTCTTGCTGGCGATTTTCGGGCTCGTCGGTTACGGGATGCGCCGCTTCGACTTCCCAGTGACGCCCGCCATCATCGGCGTCATCCTGGGGCCAACCGCTGAGAACTTTTTCCGCACGGCCATGCAGCAGAGCAACGGCGACTACACGGTGTTCGCGACGCAGCCCAGCTCGGCCTTCATTCTGGTGATCGTGGTGCTGGCGCTACTGCTGCCGCCGATTTTGCGGGCGCGGGCGCGGGCGCGGGCGTAG
- the argJ gene encoding bifunctional glutamate N-acetyltransferase/amino-acid acetyltransferase ArgJ: protein MTTPLPQGFQTAALAAGIKPSGKSDLTAVVSRTPCVWAFAGTRSAAAAACVTRARQLYDAGLPLRAILVNSGVANAATGEGGAADNTEMSELLAGALDITPESVLSASTGIIGHRLPMDKVRSGVPKLADGVQGDVDIHAQAIMTTDTRPKIAERTLAGGQRIVGVAKGSGMIHPDMATMFSFVYSDAAIDQAALRAAFGAIVARTFNAVTVDGDTSTNDMTAVLCNGEAGAADTAEFLATLEEVMRDLAREIARDGEGATTLLTVKVTGAGSEADALLAARTCAASPLLKSAVHGRDPNWGRVIMALGRSGARLNLDNLRVGVQGVPVFHAQPLQYDAVAVSKAMNAEEVVFEIDLAVGQSKGEAWGCDLSADYVRINADYTT, encoded by the coding sequence ATGACCACTCCACTCCCCCAAGGCTTTCAGACCGCCGCCCTCGCCGCCGGAATCAAGCCCAGCGGCAAAAGTGACCTCACCGCCGTGGTGTCGCGCACGCCGTGTGTCTGGGCCTTTGCCGGAACCCGCAGCGCCGCCGCCGCCGCCTGCGTCACCCGCGCCCGGCAGCTCTACGACGCGGGCCTGCCCCTGCGGGCCATTCTGGTCAACTCGGGAGTGGCCAACGCCGCCACAGGTGAGGGCGGTGCAGCAGACAACACCGAGATGAGCGAGCTGCTGGCCGGAGCGCTGGACATCACCCCCGAAAGTGTGCTGAGCGCTTCCACCGGCATCATCGGCCACCGCTTGCCGATGGACAAGGTAAGAAGTGGCGTCCCGAAGCTGGCGGACGGAGTACAAGGCGACGTGGACATCCACGCGCAGGCGATCATGACCACCGATACCCGCCCCAAGATCGCTGAGCGCACCCTGGCAGGCGGGCAGCGTATCGTGGGCGTGGCCAAGGGCAGCGGCATGATTCACCCCGACATGGCCACCATGTTCTCGTTCGTCTACAGCGACGCGGCGATAGATCAGGCGGCGCTGCGGGCGGCTTTTGGCGCGATTGTGGCCCGCACCTTCAACGCTGTGACGGTGGACGGCGACACCTCCACCAACGACATGACGGCAGTTCTGTGTAACGGGGAAGCGGGCGCTGCCGACACCGCCGAGTTTCTGGCGACTTTGGAAGAAGTCATGCGCGACCTTGCACGCGAGATCGCCCGCGACGGCGAGGGCGCGACCACCCTGCTGACCGTCAAGGTCACGGGCGCAGGCAGCGAGGCCGATGCGCTGCTGGCCGCCCGCACCTGCGCTGCCAGCCCACTGCTCAAGAGTGCGGTGCATGGCCGCGATCCCAACTGGGGACGGGTCATCATGGCGCTGGGCCGCAGCGGAGCCAGACTCAACCTCGACAACCTGCGGGTGGGCGTTCAGGGTGTACCGGTCTTTCATGCTCAGCCGCTCCAGTACGACGCCGTGGCCGTTTCCAAAGCCATGAACGCCGAGGAAGTCGTGTTTGAAATCGACCTCGCGGTGGGCCAAAGTAAAGGCGAGGCGTGGGGCTGCGACCTCAGCGCCGACTACGTGCGGATCAACGCCGATTACACGACCTGA
- a CDS encoding erythromycin esterase family protein — protein MTNQMPPQLGWDMTEPDVALSAFLDSLPAPPQLLGLGEPTHGVEAFPAWRNRVFESLVKTQGFCSIAIESDVFAAMRASDYVTSGQGTLDEVMEGGFSHGFGQVKANRDLLAWMRAFNAGRPETRGVRFYGFDPPIENMWAASPRHALLSLYDFLARHFAHLPVDRATLEQRCGDDARWTNPAAAMNPNQSVGATQDARQLRVLTDDLLGFLGTQLPGLTAQDGFWSDEIWQAQLSARTALGLLRYHAVLAGSSPQRISQLLGLRDVMMTENLTAIAERERPRGPTLVFAHSSHLQRGASQIRMDIMNADWWPAGAHLAAQWGQQYAFIGMASGTNLGLPAPYPEPVTPHLYAAPALTPLLSAGQQRKAEENAASFPMSLERLAQSDGVLLLPVPAQE, from the coding sequence ATGACAAACCAGATGCCTCCTCAACTCGGCTGGGACATGACCGAGCCGGACGTGGCCCTCAGCGCTTTTCTGGACAGCTTGCCCGCTCCTCCGCAGCTTTTGGGTTTGGGAGAGCCGACCCACGGTGTCGAGGCCTTCCCCGCTTGGCGCAACCGCGTCTTCGAGTCCTTGGTCAAAACGCAGGGATTTTGCTCGATTGCCATTGAGAGCGACGTGTTTGCCGCAATGCGGGCCAGCGACTACGTCACTTCGGGTCAAGGCACGCTGGATGAAGTGATGGAGGGCGGCTTCAGTCACGGCTTCGGCCAGGTTAAAGCCAACCGCGACCTGCTGGCTTGGATGCGGGCCTTCAATGCTGGGCGTCCTGAAACGCGGGGCGTGAGGTTTTACGGCTTTGATCCTCCTATCGAGAACATGTGGGCGGCCAGCCCGCGCCACGCCCTGCTCAGTCTCTATGACTTCCTGGCACGTCACTTCGCCCACCTGCCGGTTGACCGGGCCACCCTCGAACAACGCTGCGGAGACGACGCCCGCTGGACGAATCCCGCCGCCGCCATGAACCCCAACCAGTCCGTCGGGGCCACACAGGACGCCCGGCAACTGCGGGTGCTGACCGATGATTTGCTGGGCTTTTTGGGTACCCAGCTTCCCGGCCTCACAGCGCAGGACGGCTTCTGGTCAGACGAAATCTGGCAAGCGCAGTTGAGCGCCCGAACGGCTCTGGGTCTGCTGCGTTATCACGCCGTCCTTGCCGGGTCGTCGCCGCAGCGCATTTCACAGCTCTTAGGGCTGCGGGACGTGATGATGACCGAAAACCTGACCGCCATCGCCGAGCGGGAACGGCCACGCGGCCCCACGCTGGTCTTCGCCCACAGCTCGCATCTTCAGCGCGGGGCGAGCCAGATCAGGATGGACATCATGAACGCCGACTGGTGGCCCGCCGGAGCGCATCTGGCCGCCCAGTGGGGCCAGCAGTACGCCTTTATCGGCATGGCCAGTGGGACGAACCTGGGTCTGCCCGCGCCTTACCCGGAGCCGGTGACCCCACACTTGTACGCCGCCCCAGCACTGACGCCCCTCCTGTCAGCAGGCCAGCAGAGGAAAGCAGAAGAGAACGCCGCCAGCTTTCCGATGTCTCTTGAACGCCTCGCGCAGAGCGACGGAGTGCTTCTCTTGCCGGTTCCTGCTCAGGAGTAA
- a CDS encoding MmcQ/YjbR family DNA-binding protein, with protein MNSVTALRKACAALPQSQETFPFGLDTLVLKVGGKIYALCGLNTEPPTLSLKVRPERGDELRAAHSAITAGYHFNKRHWITLPLGGLPDDLSGELLRASYGLVVRGLTKAQRAELGL; from the coding sequence GTGAATTCTGTCACCGCTCTCCGTAAAGCCTGCGCCGCGCTGCCGCAGTCGCAGGAAACCTTTCCGTTTGGCCTCGATACTTTAGTGCTGAAAGTGGGCGGCAAAATCTACGCCCTGTGCGGCCTGAACACCGAGCCGCCGACCCTCTCGCTGAAAGTGAGGCCTGAGCGCGGCGACGAGTTGCGGGCGGCGCACTCGGCCATTACGGCGGGCTATCACTTCAACAAGCGCCACTGGATCACGCTGCCCCTCGGTGGCCTGCCGGATGACCTCAGTGGCGAGCTGCTGCGGGCCAGTTACGGCTTGGTGGTGAGGGGACTGACCAAAGCTCAACGGGCCGAGTTGGGGCTTTAG
- a CDS encoding NAD(P)/FAD-dependent oxidoreductase — MTDFLVLGAGIAGLAAARDLAAAGMRVQVLDKSRGVSGRAATKRFKDSHGEGLRLDHGARFMTARHARTHALVSEGLEAGWLSEWTRSVPEWQEGRLIAAPDGHPRYVGAAGMSDIGKALAEGLDVKTGVQITQIERRDGQWQLHSADGQMFEAQTLLLNAPAPQLAALLEEQAQTGTLSAVTFQPCWAVGVALAADLEVNWPALRVSNHPALEWVAREHTKRLSLSGPNPPSLMLHARADWSVEHLEDSPQQVTALLLEAAREIAGDFEVLGSFAHRWRYATPDQRFAEACGWLPDQRLGWCGDWCQSDEHGPRLEAALLSGWALAERV, encoded by the coding sequence ATGACGGACTTCTTGGTATTGGGCGCGGGCATCGCCGGGCTGGCAGCAGCGCGTGATCTGGCCGCTGCTGGAATGCGGGTACAGGTGCTCGACAAATCACGGGGCGTATCGGGCCGAGCCGCCACCAAACGCTTTAAAGATTCACACGGTGAGGGGCTGCGCTTGGATCACGGTGCACGCTTTATGACCGCCCGGCACGCCCGCACACACGCGCTGGTCAGCGAGGGTCTGGAAGCAGGCTGGCTCAGCGAGTGGACACGCAGCGTTCCCGAATGGCAGGAGGGCCGCTTAATCGCCGCTCCAGACGGCCACCCGCGCTATGTGGGCGCGGCGGGCATGAGCGACATCGGCAAAGCACTGGCCGAGGGACTGGACGTCAAAACGGGCGTTCAGATTACCCAAATTGAGCGGCGTGACGGACAGTGGCAACTCCACAGCGCCGACGGGCAAATGTTTGAAGCACAGACCTTGCTACTCAACGCGCCCGCCCCGCAACTCGCCGCGCTGCTGGAAGAGCAAGCTCAGACTGGGACGCTGAGCGCCGTCACCTTTCAACCGTGTTGGGCGGTCGGAGTGGCGCTAGCGGCCGACCTTGAGGTCAACTGGCCTGCCCTGCGCGTCAGCAACCATCCGGCGCTGGAATGGGTGGCCCGCGAACACACCAAACGGCTCAGTTTGTCCGGGCCCAACCCGCCCTCGCTGATGCTGCACGCCCGCGCCGATTGGAGCGTGGAGCACCTCGAAGACTCGCCGCAGCAAGTCACGGCCCTGCTTCTCGAAGCGGCCCGGGAGATCGCGGGCGACTTTGAGGTGCTGGGCAGCTTTGCCCACCGCTGGCGCTACGCCACGCCAGATCAGCGCTTCGCGGAAGCGTGCGGCTGGCTGCCGGATCAGCGTCTCGGCTGGTGCGGCGATTGGTGCCAGAGCGACGAACACGGCCCGCGCCTGGAGGCGGCGCTGCTCAGCGGCTGGGCACTGGCCGAGCGGGTTTAA